The DNA window TTGACTTAAAAATCCAAAAACATTCCCTCCTGCCCCACAACCAAAACAATGAAAAATTCCCTTTTCGGGATTCACCATAAAGGATGGGGTTTTTTCGGGATGAAAAGGGCATAAGGCCTTATAATTTCGCCCTGCAGCCTTTAGAGGAACAACTTGAGAAATGAGCGCCACAATATCTGTTTTAAATTGAATTTCAGAAAGTGTACTTTCAGGAATAAGCTGAGGCATGGGTATATTTAGTAGTGAGTTATGAGTAATGGGTTAGTGAAAACGATAGATAAAGATTAACTTCCATTCTTAACATCTTGACTCTCTTCAGTCAACTCTTCAGCTTTCTTTTCCATTTGAACCAGTTCTGAAGCTGTCATTTTGGTTTGTAACCAACCGTAAACCTCATTCAACTGGTTGGTTAAATAAGATCCGAGAATGGAATCCTGCGTTTGAGCCTGTAAAACGGGAGAAGGCCATTTTATCAAGGCAGTGAGGAGCAGGGCTGAAAAAATTAAAGCCCTCCCTCCTCCTAAAATGGACCCACCCACTTTATCAATATTGGATCGAAAAAAGAGATGAGAAAGCTTCTGAATCATTTTTCCTAAAAGAAAAGAGAGAAGAATTCCTAAAACAATCATACACCCGATCACAACCCGATCCGAAAGATTGATCCCGAGCGACAGATGATTCGATATTAGTTTTCCAACCGATGAATTTAAGAAAAGGGCAGCAACGATAGAAGCTAAAACTCCCGCCGTTAAAAACAATTCCCCCAAAATTCCCCGTCGAACCCCAACATAAAATCCCCGAGCCGCCAAAGCCATAAAGGCAATATCTAACCAGTTAAATTTCACCCCTCGAGCCCTCCCTCCTAAAGATTATATAACAGTCATTCTCTGTAATCCACAAACTATAAAATATAGCTTTAGACTTTTAGCTTTTTCCTCAACTCATGGTCTAAAATAGCAAGACTGGTAATCGCGGCGGTTTCTGAGCGGAGCGTCATGGGGCCTAAATCAATGGGAATCCAACCCAGGGCTATTGCTTTCTCGACTTCGGAGGGAGAAAAGTCGCCTTCGGGGCCAATCGCAATGACAACATTCTTAAATTTATTTCCTTGATCTACGACACCATCCATCGTTTGACGATCTGTTCTTCCTAAAGTCGGAATCAAAGCGAGGTCAAATTCTTTGGTCTTCAAAATAAATTCATCCCATGTTTGAACGGAATGAACTTGGGGGATATTCACTCTTCGGCATTGTTGACAAGCAGCAATCGCAATTTTTTGCCATCGATCGATTCGAATCGTTTTCTTTACAACCCGCTCTGTAAAAAGGGGAAAAATCTCGTCCACTCCGATTTCTGAAGCCTTCTCAACGATCCAGTCCATCTTCTGAGATTTTGGAATGGCTTGCGCCAAAATCATTTTATAAGGTTTTTCAAAAATTTGACGCTCTTTAAGAACTTGAAGGATTAAATCTTTTTTAGAAATTTCTTTCACCTGTGCTAAAAACTCACGAGCTTGAGGGGTAAAAAGAATAAGTTGATTGAGGGGTTTAACTCGAACAACATGAAGAAGATGATGGGCTTCCTCTCCTTCAAGAATCAGCTCTTGAGATACTTCTATTTCTTTTTTAATGTAAATCCGATGAGAAGTCATTACAGTTTGAAGATCTTTTTCACCTTATCAATGAAAGACTGATACATCGGAAGACCATTTTCAGACTGAATTTCTGAAAATCTTTTGAGCAAGTTTTTTTGCTCCTCATTGAGCCTCACAGGAATTTCGACAATAATCCGAACCCGTTCGTCCCCCTTGCCATGGCCGTTCAAGTCATGCATTCCTTTTCCCTTTAAACGAAAAACCTTGCCGTTTTGCGTCCCACTCGGAATTTTGAGCATGGCTGGCCCTTCTAAAGTCGGAACTTCGACTTCTCCGCCTAAGGTCGCCGTATAAAATGGAACCGGAACTTCACAGAGAATATCATTCCCTTCCCTCGAAAAGAATTCGTCTTCCTCAACATGAATTAAAATATAAAGAGAACCTTCTTCTCCATTTCCAGTACCTGCATTCCCCTCTCCAGACATTTTTAATCGAGATCCTGTTTCAACCCCTGGAGGAATTCTAACTGAAATCTTTTTATGAGCCCGAACGCGGCCCTCTCCATGACAGTGCTTACAGGGATGACGGACAAATTCTCCCCGGCCATGGCATTGGGGACAGGTCTGACTCACCGTAAAAAATCCCTGGCTTCGATGAACTTTTCCGCTTCCGCCACATTGAGAGCAGCGTTCACTGTGGGATCCATGCTCGACTCCCTGCCCTTTGCATTCCTGACATTTTTCCAAACGCTGAAAACTAATTTCTTTTTTACAGCCAAAAGCTGCATCCTTCAAACTAATTGAGAGTTCATATTGAAGGCTCTCTCCATCAGAGCCAAAACCCTCCGACTGCCTTCTACGTCCAGAACTAAAAAAATCGTCAAACATCCCCCCGCCAAATTCCCCCATAAATGTTCGCAGGGCCTCTTCCAAATCAATGCCAAATCCTCCAGACCCAGGCCCTGAGGAGCGTCCTCCTCCAACCCCCGCATGTCCAAAACGGTCATATTGGGCCCTTTTAGATTCGTCGCTTAAAATTTCATAGGCCTCTGAAACTTCCTTAAATTTTTCTTCGGAAGCCTTATCACCGGGATTGCGATCCGGGTGATATTTCATCGCCATTTGCCGATAGGCTTTCTTAAGCTCTTCAAGCGAAGCGTCTCTTTTTACACCTAAAAGTTCGTAATAATCCTGTTTTGCCATGAAACTCCTTTAAAGATCAATTTAACTTACAGTTTAAAGAATCGATTAAATATGAAACCGTCCAAAAAATCAACAAAGTCTTTTTCCATACCCTCCTGCAATCCCCCCCAGGAATCCCCCCGGAATCACATTGATCGGACCCTCGATAAATGTTAGGATCAAATGGGAGTTGTCTTAATATATGAAATATAATATGCGATTAAAGCGATCAAAATCTCTAAGATTTTTAACAGGTTTTACGATTATAGAAATGCTGGTCGTGATTTCTGTCATTGCTATTCTTGCCAGCATTCTCTTACCCGCCCTGAGCTCAGCCCAGAAAAAAGCAAAAATTACCAAAACGCAAACAATGATCGATACTATCACCGTTGCCCTCAAACAATACCGAACCGATTTTGGAGATTTTCCTCCCACCACTATTCCGGGAGTAACAGGGCCGGTATCCGCTGAATGCTTATATTATTATACGGCCGCAACCTTTGTCGCGGGCTCTTCCAACAGTAACATCATTTCAACAGGACCTTACATGGAATATCGAGCCAAAGATTTAGGCACTACAGGAGACACCGCCAATGTGGACGGCAGTAATTCAGCGGTTGAAGCCCTTTATCGCGTAATAGATCCCTGGGGAAATAATCTTCAATACATTCAACCTGGAACCCACAACACCAGTTCGTTTGATATTTACTCCTATGGTCCTGACGGACAGACGGGAATTGGCGAGGACAAGACAAAAGATGACATTACCAATTGGTGAATATAATAAAAAAGGCTTCACCCTCATTGAGCTTCTCATCGTGATTTTGATCATTGGACTGATCGTTCTTCTGGGCCTACCTACATTCACAAAATTCGGGAGCAATATTCGATTAAAGAGTGCTGCTCAACAAGTGGCAAGTCTCTTGCGAATGGCTAGAGGCATTGCAACCACACAAAATATTTCTACCACCGTCACCATTTATACGAGTAATACCAATATTACCCAAGCTGCAAATAAAATCTATATTACAACAGCCAGCGGCTCCCAGCTAGAAAAAGTCTGGGTTGCATCTCCTTTGGTTCAAATTCCCGATGTTTCAGGAAATTCTCAAAATTCTGGAAGTACTCAAGCCAGTTCTCAAACCATTACTTTTTCACCTTACGGAACAACATCTAACTCCTCCATTCACATCATTCAAAAAGGGACTTTGATTGAGGGAAACCCTTATAATCCTGGCAGCACCTCCTATTCTAGCACCACAAACCCTATCGCAAGATCCGAACGCGTCAAATGTTATTCGGTGACCATACTGAATACGACTGGCAGGGCAGCAATCTATTATTACGGAAGAGGACAGCCATGGTCAAATACGAATTTATAAAAGAAACTGCTAGGAGCTGGAGGCTAGAAGCTAAAAGTCAAAACGCCTTTACCCTCTTCGAGATCGTCGTTGCCTTGGGCGTTCTTGCAATCGGGGTTTTAGGAGTTCTAGCCCTTTTCCCTGTGGGGCTTGATACTCAGAAAAGGGCGCTAGATTATTCCAATATTGCAATTCTGGCCGAGTGGAAAATGGCAGATATTTACTATCGCAGCCACCTTACAGGAAGCAATAATAGTTTGACGGCTTACACAAGTTATCCAACAGGGCAATCGACTCCTACTCCATTTGCCCAGAATCCAAAATATTCCTGGCGCTACAATGTCTCAAAACCTTTTTCAGACTTGGCCAATTTCTACCGAGTCGATTTATACATTTACTCTATCAATGATCTCAATAATCCCGCACAATCAACGGAAAATTACTATGAACTTCCGACCAATTAAAAAATGTAAATCTTTAAAATCAAGAGGTTTTACGTTGATTGAACTCTTGAGCGCCCTGGCTGTCTTCACCATCATGGCCCTGGCCCTTTATATCGTTTTCGACCGAGCCAATGCCGTATGGCGTCATGGAGAATATAAGGTCGACCAATATCAAGCTACTCGAACAGCCTTAGACATGATGTCCAGAGAGCTCTCCTCTGCCATTATTGCAACGGGTGGGTCAGGGTCCATTTACCGTCCCTATCTCTGGAGTGTGGATGGAACATCAGGGTCCTTTACAAACCCAAATGATAATTTTGATCAGGACCAAATTTATTTTATTTTATCGAGAAATAATGCCCTTTACGAAGTGGGTTATTACATCGATGACCAAGGCACCTCTTCTCCATCTGATGATCTTTTACGAAGGGCGTATTCAAGTGAAACCACCACTGATTTTGATATTTCTTCCACCTGGACTTCAGGAAACTCCGCTTGCGGAAGTTTCGGCTCCTGCGATGATTTTGCCATTAAAGTGACGGACTTAAATTTCAAATTTATCTATAAGGTGAGCGACAACCAATACTCTGAAGTCGAAACCCTCGAAACAAACCGAGGCTGGGACACCCGCATGGCTTATGAAACGGGCCTTCCTCCCCTGCCTACCAGTTCAACCACCGATGATGGCCTGTTTCCAGATTTCATTGAAATTACACTGCGTGTCGTTGATCAAGCCATGATTGAAAAATATAATGGATCAAACCCGCCTGCCCCTCCCAAAGCGGATAGAAAAGAATTTAAGATTATGATTCCCATGAATCAGAGGAGTTTCCGAAATGGATAAAAGCGATACTCCAAAAAAATTAACTCCCCCAACCCCTCTTACAATAAGAGGGGTGCTTTTCTCTCCCCTTACGACCGAGTCCGGGTACCCGCCGCAGCGGGTGGACGAGGAATCAGAAACTTCCCAATCCGGCGCTGCGCTGATTCTAGCCCTGGGAATTCTCTCTCTCATCACTGTCCTGGCCGTTGCCTTTGCCGTCGTCATGAGATCAGAGGAGAAAGCAGGAAGAAATAGCTTCTATCTCATTCAAGCCCGTCAAATTGCAAATGCGGCAATGCAATATACTATTGCCATTTTGGATAAAGATCTGACGAATGATCAATTAAACACGACCCCAAGCAATTTAGAAATGTACGACTCCTATGATGAAGAATGGTTTACTCTTTTTTCATCATCTATTTCCAGTGACCCTGACCTCGACGGCATTGACCTAGATGGAGATGGAACAATCGAGAAGGAAAAATGGATTTACGTTCATCAAAACTCAAATGGAACGGGGCCGATCATCGGTCGATACGCCATTCGAATTCAAGATGAGGCTGGAAAACTTAATATTAACGCAGCAGGACCTGGCACCCAAAATGGCGTTAAAAGCCAAAACGAGGGGTGGACTCCTTATGAAATTTCCCTCTACAAAGAAGGTGAAATCATTCTTCCTGGAATAGGGGATACCCATGC is part of the Chlamydiota bacterium genome and encodes:
- a CDS encoding CvpA family protein produces the protein MKFNWLDIAFMALAARGFYVGVRRGILGELFLTAGVLASIVAALFLNSSVGKLISNHLSLGINLSDRVVIGCMIVLGILLSFLLGKMIQKLSHLFFRSNIDKVGGSILGGGRALIFSALLLTALIKWPSPVLQAQTQDSILGSYLTNQLNEVYGWLQTKMTASELVQMEKKAEELTEESQDVKNGS
- a CDS encoding type II secretion system protein GspG, which gives rise to MKYNMRLKRSKSLRFLTGFTIIEMLVVISVIAILASILLPALSSAQKKAKITKTQTMIDTITVALKQYRTDFGDFPPTTIPGVTGPVSAECLYYYTAATFVAGSSNSNIISTGPYMEYRAKDLGTTGDTANVDGSNSAVEALYRVIDPWGNNLQYIQPGTHNTSSFDIYSYGPDGQTGIGEDKTKDDITNW
- a CDS encoding 16S rRNA (uracil(1498)-N(3))-methyltransferase, with amino-acid sequence MTSHRIYIKKEIEVSQELILEGEEAHHLLHVVRVKPLNQLILFTPQAREFLAQVKEISKKDLILQVLKERQIFEKPYKMILAQAIPKSQKMDWIVEKASEIGVDEIFPLFTERVVKKTIRIDRWQKIAIAACQQCRRVNIPQVHSVQTWDEFILKTKEFDLALIPTLGRTDRQTMDGVVDQGNKFKNVVIAIGPEGDFSPSEVEKAIALGWIPIDLGPMTLRSETAAITSLAILDHELRKKLKV
- a CDS encoding GspH/FimT family pseudopilin is translated as MTLPIGEYNKKGFTLIELLIVILIIGLIVLLGLPTFTKFGSNIRLKSAAQQVASLLRMARGIATTQNISTTVTIYTSNTNITQAANKIYITTASGSQLEKVWVASPLVQIPDVSGNSQNSGSTQASSQTITFSPYGTTSNSSIHIIQKGTLIEGNPYNPGSTSYSSTTNPIARSERVKCYSVTILNTTGRAAIYYYGRGQPWSNTNL
- a CDS encoding type II secretion system protein, whose amino-acid sequence is MNFRPIKKCKSLKSRGFTLIELLSALAVFTIMALALYIVFDRANAVWRHGEYKVDQYQATRTALDMMSRELSSAIIATGGSGSIYRPYLWSVDGTSGSFTNPNDNFDQDQIYFILSRNNALYEVGYYIDDQGTSSPSDDLLRRAYSSETTTDFDISSTWTSGNSACGSFGSCDDFAIKVTDLNFKFIYKVSDNQYSEVETLETNRGWDTRMAYETGLPPLPTSSTTDDGLFPDFIEITLRVVDQAMIEKYNGSNPPAPPKADRKEFKIMIPMNQRSFRNG
- a CDS encoding prepilin-type N-terminal cleavage/methylation domain-containing protein → MVKYEFIKETARSWRLEAKSQNAFTLFEIVVALGVLAIGVLGVLALFPVGLDTQKRALDYSNIAILAEWKMADIYYRSHLTGSNNSLTAYTSYPTGQSTPTPFAQNPKYSWRYNVSKPFSDLANFYRVDLYIYSINDLNNPAQSTENYYELPTN
- the dnaJ gene encoding molecular chaperone DnaJ produces the protein MAKQDYYELLGVKRDASLEELKKAYRQMAMKYHPDRNPGDKASEEKFKEVSEAYEILSDESKRAQYDRFGHAGVGGGRSSGPGSGGFGIDLEEALRTFMGEFGGGMFDDFFSSGRRRQSEGFGSDGESLQYELSISLKDAAFGCKKEISFQRLEKCQECKGQGVEHGSHSERCSQCGGSGKVHRSQGFFTVSQTCPQCHGRGEFVRHPCKHCHGEGRVRAHKKISVRIPPGVETGSRLKMSGEGNAGTGNGEEGSLYILIHVEEDEFFSREGNDILCEVPVPFYTATLGGEVEVPTLEGPAMLKIPSGTQNGKVFRLKGKGMHDLNGHGKGDERVRIIVEIPVRLNEEQKNLLKRFSEIQSENGLPMYQSFIDKVKKIFKL